Proteins from one Rosa chinensis cultivar Old Blush chromosome 7, RchiOBHm-V2, whole genome shotgun sequence genomic window:
- the LOC112176759 gene encoding type I inositol polyphosphate 5-phosphatase 2 isoform X1, whose product MKSREGKRPEAFWPSIMMKKWLNIKPKVYDFSADEVDTENETESEEEACSPKVARTRMRGDHGLRTEGNQSSFSTHLPDPPSFGYQLRHRRGKSETTRAQYINTKDVRVTIGTWNVAGRVPDEDLDIDDWISSEEPSDIYIFGLWFSFQEVVPLNAGNVFGAEDNKPIPKWEAIIRRTLNKSLEPESKHKCYSAPPSPVQRTSSVADVLADEINDLPLGLLCQEYIGAANGCDLEQVELTKALSIGKNLHWKRIYGIDCDSRLDWPERSLDATPQVVFSNSKLRRVMSTSASIGFNLPNPLIFGPQNLSLKGSGLKRSHHSFGSLGSILMQQREMPDFLDSLAAMSDRFSEEEEDTFDELPTEQPYNEVIIDGVKFHPTEQPDNEVIIDGVKFHPTYVRIVSKQMVGIYISIWVRKKLRRHINNLKVSPVGVGLMGYMGNKGSVSVSMSLFQSRMCFVCSHLTSGQKEGAEQRRNSDVYEIIRRTCFSSVFDTDQPQTIPSHDQIFWFGDLNYRLNMSDTKARKLVALKQWNELLNNDQLSKELRGGHVFEGWKEGLIHFPPTYKYEINSDTYVGENPKEGEKKRSPAWCDRILWLGTGIKQLSYKRAEMTLSDHRPVSSNFVVEVEVLDHQKLQRALNYTSAAVHPDIFLDEDEDLEC is encoded by the exons ATGAAGAGCAGAGAAGGAAAGCGCCCTGAG GCCTTTTGGCCTTCCATTATGATGAAGAAATGGTTGAATATAAAGCCTAAGGTCTATGATTTTAGTGCAGATGAGGTTGACACCGAAAATGAAACTGAAAGCGAAGAAGAAG CTTGCTCTCCTAAAGTTGCAAGAACGCGTATGCGCGGGGATCATGGCCTTAGGACAGAGGGGAACCAATCCAGTTTCTCAACTCATCTTCCAG ATCCGCCTTCTTTTGGCTATCAGTTAAGACATAGGAGAGGAAAATCGGAAACTACACGTGCTCAGTACATAAACACAAAGGATGTGAG GGTGACAATAGGCACTTGGAATGTTGCTGGAAGAGTTCCAGATGAAGACCTTGATATTGATGATTGGATTTCTTCAGAAGAGCCATCGGATATCTACATTTTCGG CCTATGGTTCAGTTTTCAAGAGGTTGTCCCTTTGAATGCTGGGAATGTATTCGGAGCAGAGGATAACAAACCAATACCAAAGTGGGAGGCAATCATTCGCAGAACTCTGAACAAATCATTGGAACCTGAAAGCAAACATAAATGCTACAGTGCTCCACCTTCACCTGTACAAAGGACTTCTTCTGTTGCTGATGTACTTGCAGATGAGATTAATGATCTTCCACTGGGGTTGCTCTGCCAGGAATATATTGGAGCTGCTAATGGTTGTGACTTGGAACAAGTTGAATTGACTAAAGCACTAAGTATCGGAAAGAACTTACATTGGAAGAGAATTTATGGCATTGATTGCGATAGTAGACTAGATTGGCCTGAACGCTCATTAGATGCTACCCCTCAAGTTGTCTTCTCAAATTCTAAATTGCGGCGGGTCATGAGTACTTCTGCAAGCATTGGCTTTAATTTGCCTAATCCTTTAATATTCGGTCCTCAAAATTTATCACTAAAAGGTAGTGGATTGAAAAGATCACACCATAGCTTTGGGAGTCTGGGATCAATATTGATGCAGCAGAGAGAGATGCCCGACTTTCTTGACTCTCTCGCTGCTATGTCCGACAGGTTttcagaagaggaagaggacaCCTTCGATGAATTACCAACTGAACAACCTTATAATGAAGTAATCATAGATGGTGTAAAGTTTCATCCAACTGAACAACCTGATAATGAAGTAATCATAGACGGTGTAAAGTTTCATCCTACATACGTGCGAATTGTCAGCAAGCAAATGGTAGGGATATATATATCCATCTGGGTGCGTAAGAAGTTGAGGAGACACATTAATAACTTGAAAGTATCTCCTGTTGGAGTTGGTCTAATGGGCTACATGGGAAACAAG GGGTCAGTTTCTGTAAGCATGTCCCTTTTTCAGTCACGAATGTGCTTTGTGTGTTCTCATCTGACCTCTGGTCAGAAGGAGGGGGCTGAACAGAGGCGGAACTCAGATGTGTATGAAATTATACGACGTACCTGTTTCTCATCTGTCTTCGATACAGATCAACCACAGACAATTCCATCCCACGA TCAGATTTTCTGGTTTGGAGATTTGAATTACCGCCTCAATATGTCAGACACCAAGGCAAGGAAGCTTGTTGCTCTGAAACAGTGGAATGAACTTCTCAACAATGATCAG CTAAGCAAAGAACTCCGCGGTGGGCATGTATTCGAGGGTTGGAAAGAGGGGCTGATACATTTTCCACCTACCTACAAGTATGAAATCAACTCCGATACATATGTTGGCGAGAATCCAAAGgaaggagagaagaagagatcaCCAGCATG GTGTGATCGTATACTGTGGCTAGGAACAGGCATCAAACAGCTTTCTTATAAGCGGGCAGAAATGACACTTTCAGATCACCGACCGGTTAGTTCAAACTTCGTGGTTGAAGTTGAAGTCCTAGATCATCAGAAGCTACAAAGAGCTCTCAATTACACTAGTGCAGCAGTACATCCTGACATTTTcttggatgaagatgaggatttaGAATGTTAA
- the LOC112176759 gene encoding type I inositol polyphosphate 5-phosphatase 2 isoform X2 translates to MKSREGKRPEAFWPSIMMKKWLNIKPKVYDFSADEVDTENETESEEEACSPKVARTRMRGDHGLRTEGNQSSFSTHLPDPPSFGYQLRHRRGKSETTRAQYINTKDVRVTIGTWNVAGRVPDEDLDIDDWISSEEPSDIYIFGFQEVVPLNAGNVFGAEDNKPIPKWEAIIRRTLNKSLEPESKHKCYSAPPSPVQRTSSVADVLADEINDLPLGLLCQEYIGAANGCDLEQVELTKALSIGKNLHWKRIYGIDCDSRLDWPERSLDATPQVVFSNSKLRRVMSTSASIGFNLPNPLIFGPQNLSLKGSGLKRSHHSFGSLGSILMQQREMPDFLDSLAAMSDRFSEEEEDTFDELPTEQPYNEVIIDGVKFHPTEQPDNEVIIDGVKFHPTYVRIVSKQMVGIYISIWVRKKLRRHINNLKVSPVGVGLMGYMGNKGSVSVSMSLFQSRMCFVCSHLTSGQKEGAEQRRNSDVYEIIRRTCFSSVFDTDQPQTIPSHDQIFWFGDLNYRLNMSDTKARKLVALKQWNELLNNDQLSKELRGGHVFEGWKEGLIHFPPTYKYEINSDTYVGENPKEGEKKRSPAWCDRILWLGTGIKQLSYKRAEMTLSDHRPVSSNFVVEVEVLDHQKLQRALNYTSAAVHPDIFLDEDEDLEC, encoded by the exons ATGAAGAGCAGAGAAGGAAAGCGCCCTGAG GCCTTTTGGCCTTCCATTATGATGAAGAAATGGTTGAATATAAAGCCTAAGGTCTATGATTTTAGTGCAGATGAGGTTGACACCGAAAATGAAACTGAAAGCGAAGAAGAAG CTTGCTCTCCTAAAGTTGCAAGAACGCGTATGCGCGGGGATCATGGCCTTAGGACAGAGGGGAACCAATCCAGTTTCTCAACTCATCTTCCAG ATCCGCCTTCTTTTGGCTATCAGTTAAGACATAGGAGAGGAAAATCGGAAACTACACGTGCTCAGTACATAAACACAAAGGATGTGAG GGTGACAATAGGCACTTGGAATGTTGCTGGAAGAGTTCCAGATGAAGACCTTGATATTGATGATTGGATTTCTTCAGAAGAGCCATCGGATATCTACATTTTCGG TTTTCAAGAGGTTGTCCCTTTGAATGCTGGGAATGTATTCGGAGCAGAGGATAACAAACCAATACCAAAGTGGGAGGCAATCATTCGCAGAACTCTGAACAAATCATTGGAACCTGAAAGCAAACATAAATGCTACAGTGCTCCACCTTCACCTGTACAAAGGACTTCTTCTGTTGCTGATGTACTTGCAGATGAGATTAATGATCTTCCACTGGGGTTGCTCTGCCAGGAATATATTGGAGCTGCTAATGGTTGTGACTTGGAACAAGTTGAATTGACTAAAGCACTAAGTATCGGAAAGAACTTACATTGGAAGAGAATTTATGGCATTGATTGCGATAGTAGACTAGATTGGCCTGAACGCTCATTAGATGCTACCCCTCAAGTTGTCTTCTCAAATTCTAAATTGCGGCGGGTCATGAGTACTTCTGCAAGCATTGGCTTTAATTTGCCTAATCCTTTAATATTCGGTCCTCAAAATTTATCACTAAAAGGTAGTGGATTGAAAAGATCACACCATAGCTTTGGGAGTCTGGGATCAATATTGATGCAGCAGAGAGAGATGCCCGACTTTCTTGACTCTCTCGCTGCTATGTCCGACAGGTTttcagaagaggaagaggacaCCTTCGATGAATTACCAACTGAACAACCTTATAATGAAGTAATCATAGATGGTGTAAAGTTTCATCCAACTGAACAACCTGATAATGAAGTAATCATAGACGGTGTAAAGTTTCATCCTACATACGTGCGAATTGTCAGCAAGCAAATGGTAGGGATATATATATCCATCTGGGTGCGTAAGAAGTTGAGGAGACACATTAATAACTTGAAAGTATCTCCTGTTGGAGTTGGTCTAATGGGCTACATGGGAAACAAG GGGTCAGTTTCTGTAAGCATGTCCCTTTTTCAGTCACGAATGTGCTTTGTGTGTTCTCATCTGACCTCTGGTCAGAAGGAGGGGGCTGAACAGAGGCGGAACTCAGATGTGTATGAAATTATACGACGTACCTGTTTCTCATCTGTCTTCGATACAGATCAACCACAGACAATTCCATCCCACGA TCAGATTTTCTGGTTTGGAGATTTGAATTACCGCCTCAATATGTCAGACACCAAGGCAAGGAAGCTTGTTGCTCTGAAACAGTGGAATGAACTTCTCAACAATGATCAG CTAAGCAAAGAACTCCGCGGTGGGCATGTATTCGAGGGTTGGAAAGAGGGGCTGATACATTTTCCACCTACCTACAAGTATGAAATCAACTCCGATACATATGTTGGCGAGAATCCAAAGgaaggagagaagaagagatcaCCAGCATG GTGTGATCGTATACTGTGGCTAGGAACAGGCATCAAACAGCTTTCTTATAAGCGGGCAGAAATGACACTTTCAGATCACCGACCGGTTAGTTCAAACTTCGTGGTTGAAGTTGAAGTCCTAGATCATCAGAAGCTACAAAGAGCTCTCAATTACACTAGTGCAGCAGTACATCCTGACATTTTcttggatgaagatgaggatttaGAATGTTAA
- the LOC112176759 gene encoding type I inositol polyphosphate 5-phosphatase 2 isoform X3: protein MRGDHGLRTEGNQSSFSTHLPDPPSFGYQLRHRRGKSETTRAQYINTKDVRVTIGTWNVAGRVPDEDLDIDDWISSEEPSDIYIFGLWFSFQEVVPLNAGNVFGAEDNKPIPKWEAIIRRTLNKSLEPESKHKCYSAPPSPVQRTSSVADVLADEINDLPLGLLCQEYIGAANGCDLEQVELTKALSIGKNLHWKRIYGIDCDSRLDWPERSLDATPQVVFSNSKLRRVMSTSASIGFNLPNPLIFGPQNLSLKGSGLKRSHHSFGSLGSILMQQREMPDFLDSLAAMSDRFSEEEEDTFDELPTEQPYNEVIIDGVKFHPTEQPDNEVIIDGVKFHPTYVRIVSKQMVGIYISIWVRKKLRRHINNLKVSPVGVGLMGYMGNKGSVSVSMSLFQSRMCFVCSHLTSGQKEGAEQRRNSDVYEIIRRTCFSSVFDTDQPQTIPSHDQIFWFGDLNYRLNMSDTKARKLVALKQWNELLNNDQLSKELRGGHVFEGWKEGLIHFPPTYKYEINSDTYVGENPKEGEKKRSPAWCDRILWLGTGIKQLSYKRAEMTLSDHRPVSSNFVVEVEVLDHQKLQRALNYTSAAVHPDIFLDEDEDLEC from the exons ATGCGCGGGGATCATGGCCTTAGGACAGAGGGGAACCAATCCAGTTTCTCAACTCATCTTCCAG ATCCGCCTTCTTTTGGCTATCAGTTAAGACATAGGAGAGGAAAATCGGAAACTACACGTGCTCAGTACATAAACACAAAGGATGTGAG GGTGACAATAGGCACTTGGAATGTTGCTGGAAGAGTTCCAGATGAAGACCTTGATATTGATGATTGGATTTCTTCAGAAGAGCCATCGGATATCTACATTTTCGG CCTATGGTTCAGTTTTCAAGAGGTTGTCCCTTTGAATGCTGGGAATGTATTCGGAGCAGAGGATAACAAACCAATACCAAAGTGGGAGGCAATCATTCGCAGAACTCTGAACAAATCATTGGAACCTGAAAGCAAACATAAATGCTACAGTGCTCCACCTTCACCTGTACAAAGGACTTCTTCTGTTGCTGATGTACTTGCAGATGAGATTAATGATCTTCCACTGGGGTTGCTCTGCCAGGAATATATTGGAGCTGCTAATGGTTGTGACTTGGAACAAGTTGAATTGACTAAAGCACTAAGTATCGGAAAGAACTTACATTGGAAGAGAATTTATGGCATTGATTGCGATAGTAGACTAGATTGGCCTGAACGCTCATTAGATGCTACCCCTCAAGTTGTCTTCTCAAATTCTAAATTGCGGCGGGTCATGAGTACTTCTGCAAGCATTGGCTTTAATTTGCCTAATCCTTTAATATTCGGTCCTCAAAATTTATCACTAAAAGGTAGTGGATTGAAAAGATCACACCATAGCTTTGGGAGTCTGGGATCAATATTGATGCAGCAGAGAGAGATGCCCGACTTTCTTGACTCTCTCGCTGCTATGTCCGACAGGTTttcagaagaggaagaggacaCCTTCGATGAATTACCAACTGAACAACCTTATAATGAAGTAATCATAGATGGTGTAAAGTTTCATCCAACTGAACAACCTGATAATGAAGTAATCATAGACGGTGTAAAGTTTCATCCTACATACGTGCGAATTGTCAGCAAGCAAATGGTAGGGATATATATATCCATCTGGGTGCGTAAGAAGTTGAGGAGACACATTAATAACTTGAAAGTATCTCCTGTTGGAGTTGGTCTAATGGGCTACATGGGAAACAAG GGGTCAGTTTCTGTAAGCATGTCCCTTTTTCAGTCACGAATGTGCTTTGTGTGTTCTCATCTGACCTCTGGTCAGAAGGAGGGGGCTGAACAGAGGCGGAACTCAGATGTGTATGAAATTATACGACGTACCTGTTTCTCATCTGTCTTCGATACAGATCAACCACAGACAATTCCATCCCACGA TCAGATTTTCTGGTTTGGAGATTTGAATTACCGCCTCAATATGTCAGACACCAAGGCAAGGAAGCTTGTTGCTCTGAAACAGTGGAATGAACTTCTCAACAATGATCAG CTAAGCAAAGAACTCCGCGGTGGGCATGTATTCGAGGGTTGGAAAGAGGGGCTGATACATTTTCCACCTACCTACAAGTATGAAATCAACTCCGATACATATGTTGGCGAGAATCCAAAGgaaggagagaagaagagatcaCCAGCATG GTGTGATCGTATACTGTGGCTAGGAACAGGCATCAAACAGCTTTCTTATAAGCGGGCAGAAATGACACTTTCAGATCACCGACCGGTTAGTTCAAACTTCGTGGTTGAAGTTGAAGTCCTAGATCATCAGAAGCTACAAAGAGCTCTCAATTACACTAGTGCAGCAGTACATCCTGACATTTTcttggatgaagatgaggatttaGAATGTTAA
- the LOC112180295 gene encoding peroxidase 20 isoform X1 — MMEQKGRIFLILVAMVFHGAESFSDDDGPLVLDYYKEKCPLLEEIVRHNVEVAVFKDPRMAASLLRLHFHDCFVMGCDASVLLDSFGGITSEKQAGPNLNSLRGFEVIDQIKYLLEEACPRTVSCADILAVAARDSVASRGGPSWDVWLGRRDSLQASFSGANQFIPTPNSSLQTLISNFKQQGLDIGDLVALSGSHTIGKARCLNFRQRVYDVNFRGQYEIYDKYRRYTSFRRILQSICPKSGRNKDLAPLDFMTPARFDNHYYVNLLQGKGLLVSDNVLVTQDHEGEILKQVWAYATDEKLFFAAFANSMVNMGNINPITGNQGEIRKNCRNYLLHPFSPFCNVTLNQLSLSPMLSYVPHTDLLPCLQAHEP, encoded by the exons ATGATGGAGCAGAAGGGGAGGATATTCTTGATTTTAGTAGCAATGGTTTTTCATGGCGCTGAATCTTTCAGCGATGATGATGGACCTCTTGTTCTTGACTATTACAAAGAAAAATGCCCTTTGTTGGAAGAGATTGTGAGGCACAATGTTGAAGTTGCAGTTTTTAAGGATCCTCGGATGGCAGCTTCTCTCCTTCGCTTGCATTTTCATGATTGTTTTGTCatg GGTTGCGATGCATCTGTTCTTTTAGATAGCTTTGGAGGCATCACCAGTGAAAAGCAAGCAGGCCCCAACCTAAATTCTTTACGAGGATTTGAGGTCATCGATCAGATCAAATACCTCCTGGAAGAGGCTTGTCCAAGAACAGTATCATGTGCTGATATTCTAGCAGTGGCTGCTCGTGATTCTGTTGCATCG aGAGGAGGGCCTAGCTGGGATGTGTGGCTAGGCAGGAGAGACTCTCTGCAAGCAAGCTTCAGTGGTGCCAATCAGTTCATCCCCACTCCAAATTCCTCTCTACAAACTCTCATTTCCAATTTCAAACAACAGGGACTTGATATAGGAGACTTGGTTGCCTTATCAG GTAGCCACACAATTGGAAAGGCAAGATGTTTAAACTTCAGGCAGAGGGTCTATGATGTGAACTTCAGAGGACAGTATGAAATATACGATAAGTACAGGAGATATACTTCCTTCCGAAGAATCTTACAGTCCATATGCCCCAAATCAGGGAGGAACAAAGATTTAGCACCTCTTGATTTTATGACACCAGCCCGATTTGACAATCACTATTATGTCAACCTACTCCAAGGAAAAGGTTTGCTAGTTTCTGATAATGTATTGGTCACGCAAGATCATGAAGGGGAGATCCTAAAGCAGGTGTGGGCTTATGCCACTGATGAGAAACTTTTCTTTGCTGCATTTGCAAACTCTATGGTGAATATGGGAAACATCAATCCAATCACCGGAAATCAAGGAGAAATCAGGAAGAATTGTAG AAACTATCTTCTCCATCCCTTCTCACCATTTTGTAATGTAACCCTTAACCAACTCTCTCTCAGTCCAATGCTTAGTTATGTTCCTCATACAGATCTCTTGCCTTGTCTTCAAGCTCACGAACCGTAG
- the LOC112180295 gene encoding peroxidase 20 isoform X2 has translation MMEQKGRIFLILVAMVFHGAESFSDDDGPLVLDYYKEKCPLLEEIVRHNVEVAVFKDPRMAASLLRLHFHDCFVMGCDASVLLDSFGGITSEKQAGPNLNSLRGFEVIDQIKYLLEEACPRTVSCADILAVAARDSVASRGGPSWDVWLGRRDSLQASFSGANQFIPTPNSSLQTLISNFKQQGLDIGDLVALSGSHTIGKARCLNFRQRVYDVNFRGQYEIYDKYRRYTSFRRILQSICPKSGRNKDLAPLDFMTPARFDNHYYVNLLQGKGLLVSDNVLVTQDHEGEILKQVWAYATDEKLFFAAFANSMVNMGNINPITGNQGEIRKNCRFVNN, from the exons ATGATGGAGCAGAAGGGGAGGATATTCTTGATTTTAGTAGCAATGGTTTTTCATGGCGCTGAATCTTTCAGCGATGATGATGGACCTCTTGTTCTTGACTATTACAAAGAAAAATGCCCTTTGTTGGAAGAGATTGTGAGGCACAATGTTGAAGTTGCAGTTTTTAAGGATCCTCGGATGGCAGCTTCTCTCCTTCGCTTGCATTTTCATGATTGTTTTGTCatg GGTTGCGATGCATCTGTTCTTTTAGATAGCTTTGGAGGCATCACCAGTGAAAAGCAAGCAGGCCCCAACCTAAATTCTTTACGAGGATTTGAGGTCATCGATCAGATCAAATACCTCCTGGAAGAGGCTTGTCCAAGAACAGTATCATGTGCTGATATTCTAGCAGTGGCTGCTCGTGATTCTGTTGCATCG aGAGGAGGGCCTAGCTGGGATGTGTGGCTAGGCAGGAGAGACTCTCTGCAAGCAAGCTTCAGTGGTGCCAATCAGTTCATCCCCACTCCAAATTCCTCTCTACAAACTCTCATTTCCAATTTCAAACAACAGGGACTTGATATAGGAGACTTGGTTGCCTTATCAG GTAGCCACACAATTGGAAAGGCAAGATGTTTAAACTTCAGGCAGAGGGTCTATGATGTGAACTTCAGAGGACAGTATGAAATATACGATAAGTACAGGAGATATACTTCCTTCCGAAGAATCTTACAGTCCATATGCCCCAAATCAGGGAGGAACAAAGATTTAGCACCTCTTGATTTTATGACACCAGCCCGATTTGACAATCACTATTATGTCAACCTACTCCAAGGAAAAGGTTTGCTAGTTTCTGATAATGTATTGGTCACGCAAGATCATGAAGGGGAGATCCTAAAGCAGGTGTGGGCTTATGCCACTGATGAGAAACTTTTCTTTGCTGCATTTGCAAACTCTATGGTGAATATGGGAAACATCAATCCAATCACCGGAAATCAAGGAGAAATCAGGAAGAATTGTAGGTTCGTCAACAACTAG
- the LOC112178702 gene encoding serpin-ZX isoform X1, with product MDNKDDDHPARQYEQSLYTPSIPQYTPSPIYIPQPYRPAQQYEHPRYSPCSPSYIPQPCHPTQQYEHPRYSPSSPSNIPQPYHPTRQYEHPRYSPFPPSYSPCSPSSPPYFSQRYHPTIQFELPRYSPGRDPSPGGGHLTSSYPLSSFKPSRELRESIKNQTDVALEITKQLLLTLGKDKNMVYSPLSIHIGLGMILTGTKGHIQDRFLSFLKSKSINELNDLSSNVYPLVFADGYSKGGPRFSVANGVWVEKSIHVKPRFKEVLDTAYKAAMNQVDFRRRAEEVRCEVNSWVDKETNGSETKLILANALYFKGAWNEKFYESMTKEFDFHLQSGSSVKAPFMTSSKYQFVSVFDSFKVLKLPYEQGKDYGRRFSMCLFLPNATDGLQALVERVCSEPIDRYIPHKNVPLRRFLIPKFKISVGFDPMDVLKPLGFSLEEGDLTEMVEGAISLSMFQKSFIEVNEEGTEAAAVYIACGPAYSSGEPPKPPPIDFVADHPFLYLIREEVTGTVMFIGHVLNPIEEKFT from the coding sequence ATGGATAACAAAGATGATGATCACCCTGCAAGACAATATGAGCAATCTCTCTATACTCCAAGTATTCCACAGTATACTCCTTCTCCAATCTACATTCCACAACCATATCGCCCTGCACAACAATATGAACATCCTCGATATTCTCCTTGCTCTCCGTCTTACATTCCACAACCATGTCACCCGACACAACAATATGAACATCCTCGATATTCTCCTAGCTCTCCATCCAACATTCCACAACCATATCACCCTACACGACAATATGAACACCCTCGGTATTCTCCTTTCCCTCCATCGTACTCTCCGTGTTCTCCTTCCTCTCCACCATACTTTTCACAGCGATATCACCCTACAATACAATTTGAACTCCCTAGGTATTCTCCTGGTAGAGATCCTTCCCCTGGCGGGGGTCATTTGACCAGTAGTTATCCACTGTCTTCCTTCAAACCATCTAGGGAACTCCGAGAATCCATTAAAAACCAAACCGATGTTGCACTGGAAATCACAAAGCAACTGCTTCTAACTTTAGGCAAGGACAAGAACATGGTGTACTCCCCATTGTCCATCCACATTGGTCTTGGCATGATATTGACAGGGACAAAGGGTCATATCCAGGACCGGTTTCTCTCTTTCCTCAAGTCCAAGTCCATCAATGAGCTCAATGATCTCTCCTCCAATGTCTACCCACTGGTCTTTGCCGACGGATACTCAAAGGGCGGGCCTCGCTTTTCAGTCGCCAATGGTGTTTGGGTTGAAAAGTCTATCCATGTCAAGCCTCGTTTCAAAGAGGTACTGGACACTGCTTACAAGGCAGCAATGAATCAAGTCGATTTTCGAAGAAGGGCAGAGGAAGTGCGATGTGAAGTGAATTCATGGGTAGACAAGGAGACCAATGGCAGCGAAACAAAGCTCATCCTTGCGAATGCCTTATACTTCAAAGGAGCTTGGAATGAGAAGTTCTATGAATCAATGACAAAAGAGTTTGATTTCCATCTACAGAGTGGGAGCTCAGTTAAGGCACCCTTCATGACCAGTTCGAAGTACCAGTTTGTAAGTGTCTTTGACAGTTTCAAAGTCTTAAAGCTTCCCTACGAGCAAGGTAAAGATTATGGTCGTCGTTTCTCCATGTGCTTGTTTCTTCCAAATGCAACTGATGGACTACAAGCTTTGGTTGAGAGGGTTTGTTCCGAGCCTATAGATCGATATATTCCCCACAAAAATGTTCCACTTCGTAGATTTTTAATCCCAAAGTTTAAGATATCTGTTGGGTTTGATCCTATGGATGTTCTGAAACCGTTAGGATTCTCTCTTGAAGAGGGAGATTTGACAGAGATGGTGGAGGGTGCGATTTCTCTCTCCATGTTCCAGAAATCTTTCATTGAAGTTAATGAAGAAGGCACCGAGGCTGCTGCTGTTTATATTGCCTGCGGTCCTGCTTATTCATCGGGTGAACCACCCAAACCTCCTCCGATAGATTTTGTGGCAGATCACCCATTCCTTTATCTGATTAGAGAAGAGGTGACTGGAACGGTCATGTTCATTGGGCACGTCCTAAACCCCATTGAAGAAAAATTCACCTAA